In Methanobrevibacter boviskoreani JH1, one DNA window encodes the following:
- a CDS encoding exodeoxyribonuclease VII large subunit, with the protein MIITDKDIYKIALITTIIGIVGLILTSGFIEPKELSVNQITSNNINEKIVIHGTISSIKYSKNSKTCFISLNDKTGRINLILFESGLDDFNNHNININQFNNRNVKVTGTVTQYKNELELSLEDSNSIKFE; encoded by the coding sequence ATGATTATTACAGATAAGGACATTTATAAGATCGCTTTAATCACCACTATTATTGGAATAGTTGGATTAATTCTCACCTCAGGTTTTATAGAGCCTAAGGAACTAAGTGTTAATCAGATTACAAGTAATAATATAAATGAGAAAATAGTAATCCATGGAACTATTTCCAGTATCAAATATTCGAAGAATAGTAAAACCTGTTTTATAAGTTTAAATGATAAAACCGGAAGAATAAATTTAATACTATTTGAATCTGGCCTTGATGATTTTAATAACCATAACATTAACATAAATCAATTTAACAATAGAAATGTTAAGGTTACAGGAACTGTTACTCAGTATAAAAATGAACTAGAATTAAGTTTAGAAGATTCAAACTCTATAAAATTTGAATAA